In Perca fluviatilis chromosome 14, GENO_Pfluv_1.0, whole genome shotgun sequence, a genomic segment contains:
- the LOC120573305 gene encoding mucin-2-like, which produces MSLSLLLLLLLLLLPICSAQATIFYGTVMTYYPKNTYANGSVKVVLRYKLSFGTCQENALWTCGSGNCGNESSLVLNIVDQESSGEWCQREGIMTRQVPSNAPFQLVLDGNYWIDNIQNIYRWSALTLVELRNRSDIGRPNTSPQTTILPDLRVPSNCRRDFSLLAFDPDGDEVRCRSGVVTISSCILSFIPAPNSFEGAFVIQLVMEDFPRQNITLTQTNGLQTIITPNESISEIPVQFAFRLDPVVPSCTEGLYLPKFLPPTSANRAQLYTSVNQTLEINISAEANVSTITELLFSGPHNIVQTTSGTGQYTLRWTPSEQEDGESHPICFVVQAVSNSTKYQSELRCVIVSVATILPTTTPVVTTNITIPTPQNTTNTITTPTTTTPQTTTTDPPTTTPLTTSNITLPTPTLTPQTTATIPASATPITSIITTPTTASPPPVPTPENTTGVPNISNQFVVILRVKLSSSSPLSEDYLTSIITQQIRDELVRHGLPLNVIVGLLSIVQQ; this is translated from the exons ATGtcgctctctctgctgctgctgctgcttctgctgctgctaccgaTCTGCAGCGCCCAGGCTACTATTTTTTATGGGACAGTGATGACTTACTACCCAAAAAACACTTACGCAAATGGATCTGTCAAG GTGGTCCTACGCTATAAGCTAAGCTTCGGCACTTGCCAAGAGAATGCCTTGTGGACCTGCGGCAGTGGGAATTGTGGGAATGAGAGTTCTTTAGTGCTAAACATTGTGGACCAGGAGAGCAGCGGAGAGTGGTGTCAGAGAGAGGGAATCATGACTCGCCAGGTTCCTAGCAACGCTCCGTTTCAGCTGGT TTTGGACGGGAATTACTGGATAGATAACATACAAAACATCTATCGGTGGAGTGCTTTGACTCTGGTGGAACTAAGGAACCGGTCAGACATCGGCAGACCCAACACATCACCCCAGACCACCATCCTGCCAGATCTGAG AGTTCCTTCAAACTGTCGGAGAGATTTCAGCCTGTTGGCATTTGACCCTGACGGAGACGAGGTTAGATGCAGATCTGGGGTCGTAACAATA TCCTCTTGTATTCTGTCATTCATCCCAGCACCTAACAGTTTTGAAGGTGCGTTCGTCATACAGCTGGTGATGGAGGACTTTCCCAGGCAGAATATCACCCTGACTCAAACCAACGGGTTGCAGACGATCATAACTCCCAATGAATCTATCAGCGAAATACCTGTCCAGTTTGCTTTCAGAC TGGACCCTGTGGTACCATCTTGCACAGAGGGACTCTATCTGCCCAAATTCCTGCCTCCAACCTCAGCCAACAGAGCTCAGCTTTACACCTCTGTCAATCAGACCCTGGAAATCAACATCAGTGCAGAGGCAAATGTCTCCAC aatAACTGAGCTGCTGTTCAGCGGGCCACACAACATAGTCCAGACTACATCAGGAACAGGACAGTACACCCTGAGATGGACGCCATCTGAACAAGAAGATGGAGAAAGCCACCCGATATGCTTTGTTGTCCAGGCAGTTTCCAA TTCCACCAAGTATCAGTCTGAGCTTCGATGTGTCATTGTCAGTGTTG CAACCATTCTTCCAACTACTACACCAGTAGTAACAACCAACATCACTATACCAACCCCACAAAACACAACCAATACAATCACTACGCCAACTACAACAACCCcacaaacaacaaccacagatccCCCAACGACTACCCCACTGACCACATCAAACATCACTTTGCCAACTCCAACTTTAACCCCACAAACTACAGCCACCATTCCTGCATCAGCTACCCCAATAACATCAATCATCACTACGCCAACTACAGCAAGTCCACCACCAGTTCCTACACCTGAAAACACAACAGGTGTACCCAACATCTCAAACCAAT TTGTTGTTATTTTGAGAGTGAAGCTTTCCTCTTCATCTCCACTGTCTGAAGACTACCTCACGAGTATCATCACACAACAG aTCAGAGATGAACTGGTGAGACATGGACTGCCTTTAAATGTGATTGTAGGCCTTCTGAGTATTGTGCAACAGTAA
- the LOC120573307 gene encoding galactose-specific lectin nattectin-like isoform X3 has translation MKVLIVSLLVCALMALTTAAAVPEAEPGQKIEPLVQEGKSHIVKRSASCPRGWTRYNGRCFLYVPKAMSWSNAERNCQSLGGNLASVHNVHEYHEIQRLIVKTSYGHKATWIGGSDAQQKNIWLWSDSSRFIYVNWCRGEPNNFFGSQHCLQMNYGVGKCWDDAKCSVRRPFVCSKKIR, from the exons ATGAAGGTGCTGATTGTGTCTCTACTGGTCTGTGCCCTGATGGCTCTGACCACAGCTGCTG CTGTTCCAGAAGCAGAGCCGGGTCAGAAGATAGAACCACTCGTTCAGGAAG GGAAAAGTCACATCGTCAAGAGGTCTGCATCTTGTCCCAGAGGTTGGACTCGCTACAACGGTCGCTGTTTCCTCTACGTTCCAAAAGCCATGAGTTGGTCTAATGCTGAG AGAAACTGTCAGTCCCTGGGTGGGAACCTTGCATCAGTGCATAACGTACATGAATACCATGAGATTCAGAGGCTGATAGTGAAAACCAGTTATGGGCATAAAGCAACATGGATCGGAGGCTCCGATGCCCAACAG AAGAATATTTGGCTGTGGAGTGATAGTTCACGTTTCATCTACGTGAACTGGTGTCGTGGAGAGCCCAACAACTTTTTTGGCAGTCAGCACTGTTTACAAATGAACTATGGAG TCGGAAAATGCTGGGATGATGCCAAGTGTTCTGTCCGTCGCCCATTTGTCTGCAGCAAGAAAATCAGATGA
- the LOC120573308 gene encoding type-2 ice-structuring protein-like, with translation MKVLIVSLLVCALMALNTAAAVPEAEPGQKIELLVQEEKSHIVKRSSSCPSGWTGYNGRCFLYVPTAMTWADAEKNCLYHGGNLASVHSFNEHHVIQSMILRITHMYPLAWLGGSDAQQEGSWFWSDGTPFRFNFWSPGQPDNRANANCLLMNFGDQKKFDDQPCNYRMPFVCAKRQ, from the exons ATGAAGGTGCTGATTGTGTCTCTACTGGTCTGTGCCCTGATGGCTCTGAACACAGCTGCTG CTGTTCCAGAAGCAGAGCCGGGTCAGAAGATAGAACTACTCGTTCAGGAAG AGAAAAGTCACATTGTCAAGAGGTCTTCATCTTGTCCAAGTGGTTGGACTGGCTACAACGGTCGCTGTTTCCTCTACGTTCCAACAGCCATGACTTGGGCGGATGCTGAG AAAAACTGTCTGTACCACGGTGGAAACCTCGCATCAGTGCACAGCTTCAATGAGCATCACGTGATTCAGAGTATGATACTGCGGATCACTCATATGTATCCCCTCGCATGGCTTGGAGGCTCCGATGCACAACAG GAGGGTTCCTGGTTCTGGAGTGATGGTACACCTTTTAGGTTCAACTTCTGGTCTCCAGGACAGCCTGATAATCGAGCGAATGCAAACTGTCTGTTGATGAACTTTGGAG ATCAGAAGAAATTTGACGATCAGCCCTGCAATTACCGCATGCCCTTCGTCTGTGCTAAAAGGCAATAA